The genomic window CAGGCCAGgctgggaaactggagagaggtAGGAGGAGCAAGCTCAGGTGGCTTGAGGTGGCCTACAGAGGTGCCCAGCCCCAGCAGGGTCCACTGCAGACTTCCTGTTTGGCGGGAGGTGAGGGCACTTCCAATGCACATGCCCAGAACTTGGCCCAGATAAGGTGAAGCACAGGAGAGGTGAGGACACTGAGGACTGGATGGGGGCCTGGACCCCACCTGCAGCTTCGAGGGGATATAGGGTGGGCTGCTGCATCttgagctgggagggaggcttgGATCTGGGTGCCCTGTGCTGGGGGTTTGGCAGAGAGACTGGAGTGGGTGTGAGGTGGTAAAAAGCAAGTCTATGGGGGAGGACTGTGGTGGGTGACCCAGACAGGGAGCGGGGTTTGGGCATGGCCAGAGAAAGGCCAGGCTGTGGCCTCTTCTGTGTATGGATGGGCCTGGCCTCCTCAcctcctgggctgggcagggcagggctctCAGAGCTCTGGCCATGGCAGGGATGCTCTGCCCACAGTGGGAAGCCATCCTTCGGGGTCCATGCTCTGCCCAGCCTTGCTGTGCAGGCTCAGCCTGTCACATTGGATTAGCCTGACCCTAAGTCCCTGGCCTGTCCCAGTCCTGCCACCAGAGCCAGTCCTGGCTGCNNNNNNNNNNNNNNNNNNNNNNNNNNNNNNNNNNNNNNNNNNNNNNNNNNNNNNNNNNNNNNNNNNNNNNNNNNNNNNNNNNNNNNNNNNNNNNNNNNNNNNGGGAATATATGAAAATGCACTGTAGTCAATATGTTGAATGAATAGCGGTATTACTCACAATTGCTAAATTCAGTCTAAATGTCCATCatcagatgaatgggtaaagaaaatgtgatctataaatacaatatttagcctttaaaaaaatggatgGACATTTTGTCGTTTGTAATTCCAAGGATaaaactgaaggacattatgttaagtgaaataagccaagctcAGAATGATGAATCTCTCGTGATCTGATATATGTCaaagctaaaaaagttgaactcaacaataaaaagtagaatgttaccagaggctggggcagagggcaAGAGAGAATGGGGAGTTGTTGGTCAAAGGGTGCAAAGATTGAGATAGACAAGAGGAATATGTTTTGAAGTCTATTGAACtacagggtgactgtagtcagtaataacatattgtatatttcagaataacagaaagaataaaatttaaatgtctcATCATAAAAATGATAAGGGAGATGATGGatgtattaattagcttgatttaatcactcCACATTGTAGGCATGTATCAAAGAGTCACACTGTACCCGTTAATATGTATGAGGTTTGTCAGTTTAAATAATAGTAAAAGGAGGGAAGAGatattttttcagacaggaaGATGCAAATATTTTAAGGTATCAGTTCTCTCTgcattgatctatagattcagtgcaattccatTCAAATTCTCAGCAGAATTTTCTTAGAACTTGACAAGTCAATACAAAAATTTATGTTACAGAGCAAATGGCCATGATTGCCAACGCAAAACTGAATAAGAAGTGAGGAAAATCAGCCTAGTTTATACCAAAACATATCCCGGAACTGTGGTGATTAAGCCACTCAAAATTATTGGCACAAAAGTGGACAAGTAGACAAATGGCATAGAGCAGAGAGCCCAGCAACAAATCCAAACCTAAACAGAAAGCAGAGAGCCCAGCAACAAATCCAAACCTAAACAGAAAGCTTACTGGGTCAGAGGTGACGGTGTGTGTATTAGTGTGTAAAGAAAGGTCCATTCAGTAAATGTTGGCACAGTCATTATCTgttgagaagaaaattaaatagaacCACTACTgcattttataacaaaaataaaatcaaagtattAAACCTATGGGAGAATTTATAGAAACCTATAAATTTTCTATAGGTGAATCCTTAAAGAAGAATTGAATTGTGTCCTTTGTTCACCGATAACTAAAATGTCTGTGGGATTGTTTTTCAGATACCTTTTTCCAGCCTGTATCATGGTACCTGgctaccaaagtactgggaatactcTGCTGTGGCCTATTTTTTGGCATTGTTGGACTGAAGATTTTCTTCTCCAAATTCCAGGGTAAGCGAGAGAGAGAAGCATGGGCCGGCGACTTATTCATGGTTCCAGCAGGGACAGGATCAGAGATGCTCCCACATCCcagctgcttctcttcctctAGTCCTAGCCTCCAGGGGCCCAGGCCCAAAAAAGCAATCACCCGTCTGTACGGTATTCGAACAACTCTTCCTCTGCAAATATCAACTACGACAGGCCCTTGCTACTTCATTTAGGCCAAATAATAAGGGGATGAATGATTTTCAGTACCTATAGAGCTTGGATAATTTTCCACGAACACCACCAAGATTCCTATTAAAAGGTTTTAATGTGGTGAACAAGTTcataaaggaagaagtcaaagtgGCTGacaataagataaaattatattcagTCTCAATAAGACTTTTTACCCCCAAAACCAATTTCTTCCCCCTTGGGAGTGACACTTTTCCCCGGGGATGAGGCCGCCCCCGCCTCCCCTCCCAGCCGCCTTCTGCCATCTCCatccccccctcccctcccagctgccttctcccacctccatccccacctCCACAGCATCCCAGCTGTTGTCCTTCTCCTTAGCATGAACCTTCCTGATCTCTTGCTCCCCTCAGACAGCTACGCTCCGTGCAGGGGCTGCGGAGACGAGCACATGTAAGTGTTCTAGGAGAGGCCCTGCCCTTCACACCCGCAGCTTGTCCCACCTGTGCAAGCAGCCAGGGTCATGTTTGTACCTTGCACACTCCTGTGTCCACCACTGAATACACTGTTTCTGTTTCAGGGAAAATCCAGGCAGAATTGGGTAAGTGTGTGTCACGTCCTGAGCCTCCCACACATGGTTCTCCCGGGTCCCTCCCTGATCCACAGTGTGAGCCTCTGGAGACCCCGGCTCCAGGCTGGACAGGAAGTACCGGCACGGGGAGGAGAGCAGCTGCCTCGCTCTCTCCATCCACGGCTAATGAGTTGCCCCTCAGATATCTGGAGGGCTTAGGATAGGCCTCAGGGCCTGGAAGTCCCTGTCTGTGCCTGTTGCCCGTTGGTCCGctctgggtgtggtggggggaggtGTTGATCACGAGCTCTGAGGGTGCGTGGACCACAGGGAGGAACCTGAGAAAAACTGGTGGGTGATCCTCAACCTCCCTGGCCTGATGCTTTGAGACTTTACCCAGTCCTGTATCAACCACTAAATcgtctgctttttattttgtggaaACTGCAGGATAAACTGGGTGAGAATGTTATCACATGCAGGGCTTTCCTCCCACGCTCTCCTTGGGCCCCGCTCTGTGACGTCAGCCTcttatgtgtgttttgtttttgtttttcagactggAGAAGAAAGCACAGACAGGcaggtaaaagaaaatattcctctTCCCACACTTATGACTCCTTTCCAAGTCTCTCGTTTATGGATTTTTATATCTGGAGGCCCGTGGGTCCCTGCAGAGCCAAGCTTGTGATGGGAACTCTGAAACTGCAGATTCTGGGGGAGGTGCATTTTGTAGAGAAGCCCCACAGCCTTCCTCAGATCTTTGGAGGGCTCACGACACTCAAAAAAGGTCCTAATCCTTggtctctcccttctccctgagGCCTGTTTCCCACCTGAGCACTGAACTGCCTGCTCTGTCTGCTTGCTTTCAGAATTGAGAGATGCCCGGAAACACACAGGTACCGACGCCTCAGAGGGTGACAGTGGGCATGGAGTAGGAAGATGACTAGTGACAAATATGGAGCCCACCCGGCTTGCAGACAGCAAATCTGTGATGCCCCAATCCACCCCAGGGTGCCACTGCCTCTAAATGCACTTCTTGGCCCAGGACTTGGAAGGAAAAGCATAGGGACTGGGTCAGCTCGGAGGGGTCACAGGCAAGATGCCAGGGAACTGAGGGCACCAGTAGCTGGCTTCTAGGGGTCTGTGCTAAGGGGAAAGAAGTGAAGTCAGCAGGAACGGGTGGGTGGAAGGAAGGTGAATCCTGGAGTCACTCAAGGTCTCACAAAGTCAAATATGGGCTTACCTGGGAGGGCAGTGGTCGGGCTGGGTGATACAGAGGAGTTGAACCTCTGGTGGTTGAGCATCTCCAAGCATCAGTGAGGCACAGGGGCTGCCCTGGAGAAGAGACATGGCTGAGGGGATAGTAGGACTGGCCGGATCCTACCCGGAGTCAGTCTGCAGTGGGAGGGTCGACCTCTTATTCTAGCCCAGATTTCCTCTTCAGTAACTCACGCTTCCTCTCTCCCCCACCGCACCCCAGTGGAGGTGACTCTGGACCCGGAGACGGCTCACCCACAGCTCTGCGTTTCTGATCTGAAAACTGTAACCCATAGAAAAGCTCCCCAGAAGGTGCCTTACTCTACGAAGAGATTCACAACGCAGAGTGTGGTGGCTTCTCAGGGTTTCCAGGCAGGGAAACATTACTGGGAGGTGGACGTGGGACAAAATGTAGGGTGGTGTGTGGGAGTGTGCCAGGATGACGCAGACAGGAGGAAGGACTCTGTGACTTTTTCTCCCAACAATGGGTACTGGGTCTTCGGACTGACGACAGAATATTTGCATTTCACATTCAATCCCCATTTCATCAAACTCTCCCCTGAGATCCCTCCTACACGAGTAGGGGTCTTCCTGGACTATGAGGGTGGGAACATCTCCTTCTTCAACACAAATGACCAGTCCAGAATTTGTATCCTGACATGTCAGTTTCAAGGCCTCTTGAGACCCTATATCCGGCATGCGATCTATAAAGAGAAACATAGGACTCCCATATTCATATGTCCAGTGTCCTGGGATCAGAGAGAGAAGACCCTGCTTACAGGGCCCCACACCGCAGACCCAGACACAGCCAAGGGAGAGTGCTCCCCACAGGCGGCCCCAGCTTCCTCTCCGAAGCCTGCGCACAGGAAGTCACGCCTCCCACTGTCCTTTAGGGTGCTGAGGTTCTTCTCTCCTAAGcccggcagcagcagcagcttccaGATGAGGGAGGATTGGCCTGTCCCTGTGGGAGTCAGAAGCCATGGCTGCCCTGAAGTGGGGATGGAATAGACTCACATAAGATTTACTTTGTGAAAACTCCATCCAGCTAAGTGATCTTGAACAAGTCACAACCTCCCAGGCTCCTCACTTGTTAGTCAGGAATAGTGATTCCCACCTCGCAGGTAAAGATTAAAGAGACGATGAATGTGAATCCTGCTTGCAGGTTTGATGGCACAGTGTTTGCTAATGATGtgtttttatattatacattttccCACCATAAACTGTTTGCTTATTCCAcattaatttacttttctctatACCAGATTGCCCACGGGATAgttattgaacacctgctatgtgAGGCTCAAAGAATAAAGAGGAGGGAGGATTTTTCACTGATTCTATAAGCCCAGCAttacctgataccaaaaccaggcaaagaaaacagaagaagaggaaggaaaactaTAGGTCCATATCCCTCAttaacatagacacaaaaattctaaataaaattttagcaaatgaaactaaacaatttatttaaagatGACATATAACTACTCAGTGTGGTTTGTCCCACAAATGCAGGGttggtttaatatttaaatatcagcCAGTGTAATTCAGCacattaataaagtaaaaaagaaaaccatatgatcatttcaatagatacagagcaaaagttttataAAGCCACCATCATTACTGATAAAACCTGTcaacaaagaagatacacagatgaaaaataagcacatgaagagatagtcaatgtcattaaatattaaggaaatgcaaactaaaaccacaacaACATACCATTACCATCTATTAGAGTGGCTAAAATTACAAAGACTGACCATAGCAAgcgctggtgaggatgtgaaagGAGGGAAACTCTCATGCACTGCTCATGGGAATGTCAAATAAcgtagtcactttggaaaacagttcagTAGTTTCCTTAAAAGTTAAACAGTCACTAACCACATGATCCAGCATTgccttctaattatttttccaagagaaaaggaaatatgtgaatgttcatagcagctttatttgtaacagccaaaatttgaaaacaacaCAAAGCTCACCAGTTGATGAACAAATTATGACATATCCATGCAAATAAAGTGccactcagaaacaaaaaagaataagctATTTTATACACACAAAATCATGAAATCTCACAGCAATTATTCCAAGTAGTGCTTGCTTTGGCAGCACGtttactaaaattggaatgatacagagattaGTGTGGCCCCTGCACAAGGAGGACGTGCACATCCATGAAGTGTTCCatagttaaatttaattttatgataAAGAAAAACACTGGAAGGATCTGGCAAGATgtctgaataggaacagctccggcttgcagctcccagcgagaccaatgcagaaggcaggttatatctacatttccaactgaggtaccctgtTCATGTCATGAGGACTGGTTAGACGGTGAGTGCGGCCCATGGAGTGCAAGCAGAAGCaaggtggggcattgcctcacccaggaagtgcaaggagtGGGGGACCTCCCTCCGGGCCTCCCTCCgccagccaagggaagctgtgagggactgtgctgtctGGCCCAgacactatgcttttcccacaatttttgcaatccacagaACAGGAGAGTCCCTcatgtgcctacaccaccagggccctgggtttcaagcacaaaactgggtggctgtttgggcagacactgagctagctgcaggctttttttttttcgtaccccagtggcgcctggaaccacagtgagacagaactgttcacccCCTGGAaggggggctgaagccagggagccaagtgggcACACACAACAGGTCCCACTCCCACAGatcccagcaagctaagaaccactgacttgaaattctcgctgccagcacagcagtctagAGCTGACCTGGGACGATGGAGCTTGGTGCGGGGAGGGGCATCTgtcattactgaggcttgagtaggcggtgttcccctgacagtgctaaggaggcCTGGAAGTTCGGACTGGGCAGAACTCAACACAGTATAGCAAAGAGGCTGTGGCCAGACTGTGTCTCtcgattcctcctcactgggcagggcatctctgaaagaaaggcagtggtcccagtcaggggcttagacaaaacccccatctcccttggacagagcacctgggggaaggggtggctgtgggcgcaGTTTCAGTGGAcgtaaacgttcctgcctgctggctctgcaGACAGCAGCAGATGCTGACAGGGAGGGTTCTTCCAGCAAAgcgctcaagctctgctaagggacagactgcctcctcaagtgggtccctgacccctgtgccacCTGACGGGGAGAGACCTCCCAACGGGGGTTGACGGACATCTCATACAGGGGAGCTCTGGTTGGCCTCAGGCCAGTGGCCCTCtaagatgaagcttccagaggaaggagcaggcagcagtctttgctgttctgcagcctccactggtgatacccaggcaaataggttctggagtgaacctccagcaaactgcagcacaCGCAGAAaagaggcctgactgttagaagaaaatctaacaaacagaaagcagtaacatcaacatcaacaaaaggtCCCCccaacaaaaaccccatccaaaggtcatcagcctcaaagatcaaaggtaggtAAATCCACAAAGCTGAGGAAAAACCAGCTCAAAATTGCTGgaaatttcaaaaaccagaatgtTTCTTCCCCAAATGACCgtaactcctctccagcaagggcacaaaattGGACAGAAAATGAGTTTGACAGAATTgacgaactgacagaagtaggcgtcagaagatgggtaataacaaattccTCTGAGGTAAAGGAGCATGTTTTAACCCAATGCAATGAAGCTAAGAACATTGACAAAAGCTTataggaactgctaactagaataatcagtttaaagaagaacataaatgacctgatggagctgaaaatcacagcacgagaacttcgtgaagcatacacaagcatCAATAGCCGAATAga from Theropithecus gelada isolate Dixy chromosome 9, Tgel_1.0, whole genome shotgun sequence includes these protein-coding regions:
- the LOC112631030 gene encoding butyrophilin-like protein 8, whose translation is MDDTFFQPVSWYLATKVLGILCCGLFFGIVGLKIFFSKFQGKIQAELDWRRKHRQAELRDARKHTVEVTLDPETAHPQLCVSDLKTVTHRKAPQKVPYSTKRFTTQSVVASQGFQAGKHYWEVDVGQNVGWCVGVCQDDADRRKDSVTFSPNNGYWVFGLTTEYLHFTFNPHFIKLSPEIPPTRVGVFLDYEGGNISFFNTNDQSRICILTCQFQGLLRPYIRHAIYKEKHRTPIFICPVSWDQREKTLLTGPHTADPDTAKGECSPQAAPASSPKPAHRKSRLPLSFRVLRFFSPKPGSSSSFQMREDWPVPVGVRSHGCPEVGME